From the Cupriavidus necator N-1 genome, one window contains:
- the hpnH gene encoding adenosyl-hopene transferase HpnH has product MAIPLLQVARVGAYIVGKHLSRQKRYPLALMLEPLFRCNLACSGCGKIDYPDPILNQRLSVQECLGAVDECGAPVVSIAGGEPLLHKDMPEIVQGIIARRKFVYLCTNALLMEKKLDQYQPSPYFIWSVHLDGDREMHDRSVCQEGVYDRCVEAIRLAKERGFRVNINCTLFNDAQPERVAKFFDSVKALGVDGITVSPGYAYERAPDQQHFLNRGKTRQLFRDILSRGRAGKNWAFSQSTLFLDFLAGNQTYHCTPWGNPARTVFGWQRPCYLVGEGYAATFRELMEETDWDAYGTGNYEKCADCMVHSGYEATAVADTFAHPLKALGVSLRGVRTSGPMAPDIALDKQRPADYVFSRHVEIKLEEIQRAKPPANRPRPAKANAAATH; this is encoded by the coding sequence TTGGCTATTCCGCTACTGCAGGTCGCCCGCGTGGGCGCCTACATCGTCGGCAAGCATCTGTCGCGACAGAAACGCTATCCGCTTGCCCTGATGCTGGAACCGCTGTTCCGCTGCAACCTGGCGTGTTCAGGCTGCGGCAAGATCGATTATCCGGACCCCATCCTGAACCAGCGCCTGTCGGTGCAGGAATGCCTCGGGGCGGTGGATGAATGCGGTGCCCCGGTGGTGTCCATCGCCGGCGGCGAGCCGCTGCTGCACAAGGACATGCCGGAGATCGTGCAAGGCATCATCGCGCGGCGCAAGTTTGTCTACCTGTGCACCAATGCGCTGCTGATGGAAAAGAAGCTGGACCAGTACCAGCCCAGCCCGTATTTCATCTGGTCGGTGCACCTGGACGGCGACCGCGAGATGCATGACCGCTCGGTGTGCCAGGAAGGCGTGTACGACCGCTGCGTCGAGGCGATCCGGCTGGCCAAGGAACGGGGTTTCCGCGTCAATATCAACTGCACGCTGTTCAACGATGCCCAGCCCGAGCGCGTGGCGAAGTTCTTCGACTCGGTCAAGGCGCTGGGCGTGGACGGCATCACCGTGTCGCCGGGCTATGCCTATGAACGCGCGCCGGACCAGCAGCACTTCCTGAACCGCGGCAAGACCCGCCAGCTGTTCCGCGACATCCTGAGCCGTGGCCGCGCCGGCAAGAACTGGGCCTTCAGCCAGTCGACGCTGTTCCTGGACTTCCTGGCCGGCAACCAGACCTACCACTGCACCCCGTGGGGCAACCCGGCGCGCACCGTATTCGGCTGGCAGCGTCCGTGCTATCTGGTGGGCGAGGGCTATGCCGCCACCTTCCGCGAGCTGATGGAAGAGACCGACTGGGACGCCTATGGCACCGGCAACTACGAGAAGTGCGCCGACTGCATGGTGCACAGCGGCTATGAGGCCACCGCCGTGGCGGACACCTTTGCCCATCCGCTCAAGGCGCTGGGCGTGAGCCTGCGCGGCGTGCGCACCAGCGGGCCGATGGCGCCCGATATTGCGCTGGACAAGCAGCGGCCGGCCGACTACGTGTTTTCGCGCCACGTCGAGATCAAGCTCGAGGAAATCCAGCGCGCGAAGCCGCCCGCCAACCGGCCGCGGCCGGCCAAGGCCAACGCC